Proteins encoded in a region of the Ralstonia pseudosolanacearum genome:
- a CDS encoding glutathione S-transferase family protein — protein MTDLILHHYATSPFSEKVRLILGYKDQPWKAVTVPVILPKPEVMPLTGGYRRTPFLQIGADIYCDTALIAQVLESIHPVPTLYPADRAAAAFAMAQWADTTLFWAAAAFVGQPEGFKSLMAGLPEDFAKAFIEDRKAMRAGGTGLRTPLPEAVAMLHVFLAQLERQFATGEHIFLFGEQPTIADFSVYHALWFIRRATAVAGILDAHPEVVAWMHRVAGFGHAQAQPMTPAEALGIARAATPRALTDAGAGFDERYGLPKGTRVTVAATDYAIDPVEGELVVSTRDAVGVLRDDPRVGQVVVHFPRVGYAVRKVEPAG, from the coding sequence ATGACGGACCTGATCCTGCATCACTACGCCACCTCGCCGTTCTCGGAGAAAGTGCGCCTGATCCTCGGCTACAAGGACCAGCCGTGGAAGGCCGTCACGGTACCGGTGATCCTGCCCAAGCCGGAGGTGATGCCGCTCACCGGCGGCTACCGGCGCACGCCGTTCCTGCAGATCGGCGCGGACATCTATTGCGATACGGCGCTGATCGCGCAGGTGCTGGAGTCGATTCATCCGGTGCCGACGCTGTACCCGGCCGATCGTGCGGCGGCGGCATTTGCCATGGCGCAGTGGGCCGATACCACGCTGTTCTGGGCGGCGGCCGCGTTCGTCGGCCAGCCCGAGGGCTTCAAGAGCCTGATGGCGGGCCTGCCGGAAGACTTCGCCAAGGCCTTCATTGAAGACCGCAAGGCGATGCGCGCGGGCGGCACAGGGCTGCGCACGCCGCTGCCGGAGGCGGTGGCCATGCTGCACGTCTTCCTGGCGCAGCTGGAGCGCCAGTTCGCCACCGGCGAGCACATCTTCCTGTTCGGCGAGCAGCCGACCATCGCCGATTTCTCGGTCTACCACGCCCTGTGGTTCATCCGCCGCGCGACCGCGGTGGCCGGCATCCTCGACGCGCACCCGGAGGTGGTGGCCTGGATGCACCGAGTCGCCGGCTTCGGCCACGCGCAGGCGCAGCCGATGACGCCGGCCGAGGCGCTGGGCATCGCCCGGGCGGCCACGCCGCGCGCGCTGACCGACGCCGGGGCCGGCTTCGATGAACGCTACGGCCTGCCCAAGGGCACGCGCGTGACGGTGGCCGCCACCGACTACGCCATCGATCCGGTCGAAGGCGAGCTGGTCGTCTCCACGCGCGATGCCGTCGGCGTGCTGCGCGACGATCCGCGCGTCGGCCAGGTGGTGGTGCATTTCCCGCGCGTCGGCTATGC
- a CDS encoding class II aldolase/adducin family protein yields MNAPDTAQAKRPEEMAANLSPEVREKYRNLPRPPRFDTVAEERLHRKQRLAAAFRLFSRFGFDEGVAGHITARDPEYPDSFWVNPFGVHFSQVTVSNLIRCDHHGNVVEGDYPVNAAAFAIHSRVHQARPDAVAAAHSHSTYGRAWSTLGRKLDPLTQDVCAFYEDHALYDDFGGVVVELDEGQRIAQALGGNKAVILQNHGLLTVGKTVDEAAWWFITMERSCQVQLLAEAAAARTSEPLRLISEAAARQAYSIVGTAQAGWFQFQPLYARIVKEQPDLLD; encoded by the coding sequence ATGAACGCACCCGACACCGCACAGGCCAAGCGGCCCGAGGAGATGGCGGCCAACCTCAGCCCCGAGGTCCGCGAGAAGTACCGCAACCTGCCGCGTCCGCCCCGGTTCGACACCGTGGCGGAGGAGCGCCTGCACCGCAAGCAGCGGCTGGCGGCGGCGTTCCGGCTGTTCTCACGGTTCGGTTTCGATGAGGGTGTGGCCGGGCACATCACCGCGCGCGATCCGGAGTACCCGGACAGTTTCTGGGTGAACCCGTTCGGCGTGCATTTCAGCCAGGTGACGGTGTCCAACCTGATCCGCTGCGATCACCATGGCAACGTGGTGGAGGGCGATTACCCGGTCAACGCGGCGGCCTTCGCTATCCACTCGCGCGTGCATCAGGCGCGGCCCGATGCGGTGGCGGCGGCGCATTCGCACAGCACCTACGGGCGCGCCTGGTCGACGCTCGGCCGCAAGCTCGATCCGCTCACGCAAGACGTCTGCGCCTTCTACGAAGACCACGCGCTGTACGACGATTTCGGCGGCGTGGTGGTCGAGCTGGACGAGGGCCAGCGCATTGCCCAGGCGCTCGGCGGCAACAAAGCTGTGATCCTGCAGAACCACGGCCTGCTGACGGTCGGCAAGACGGTGGACGAGGCGGCCTGGTGGTTCATCACGATGGAACGCTCGTGCCAGGTGCAACTGCTGGCCGAGGCCGCCGCCGCGCGCACCAGCGAGCCGCTGCGCCTGATTTCCGAGGCGGCGGCGCGGCAGGCGTATTCCATTGTCGGCACGGCGCAGGCGGGGTGGTTCCAGTTCCAGCCGCTGTATGCGCGCATCGTCAAGGAACAACCCGATCTGCTGGACTGA
- a CDS encoding NADP-dependent oxidoreductase, producing MSNTYQRIVLASRPEGAVTPDNFRLETAQIPELQDGQVLVRNHFLSLDPYMRGRMNDSKSYAEPQPLGEVMIGGTVGVVEASRNPAYAVGDNVIGMFGWQEVGISDGRGMQKVDTRHVPLSAYLGAVGMPGVTAWYGLNRIMHPKPGQTVAVSAASGAVGSVVGQLAKLKGCRAVGFAGGKDKCDYVVNELGFDACIDYKAAQDPKALYAMLKEATPDGIDAYFENVGGDILDAVLRRMNPFGRIAMCGMIAGYDGQPLPLQNPQLILVSRLTVEGFIVSEHMDVWPEALRELGGSVAQGKLKFRESVAQGLASAPEAFIGLLKGKNFGKQLVKLV from the coding sequence ATGTCGAACACGTATCAACGCATCGTTCTGGCTTCCCGTCCGGAGGGGGCCGTCACGCCGGACAACTTCCGGCTGGAGACGGCGCAGATCCCCGAGCTCCAGGATGGCCAAGTGCTGGTGCGCAACCATTTCCTGTCGCTCGATCCGTACATGCGCGGCCGCATGAACGACAGCAAATCGTATGCGGAGCCGCAGCCGCTGGGCGAGGTGATGATCGGCGGCACGGTGGGCGTGGTGGAAGCGTCCCGGAACCCGGCGTATGCCGTGGGCGACAACGTGATCGGCATGTTCGGCTGGCAGGAGGTCGGCATCTCCGACGGGCGCGGCATGCAGAAGGTGGACACGCGCCACGTGCCGCTGTCGGCCTACCTGGGCGCGGTCGGCATGCCGGGCGTGACGGCGTGGTACGGCCTGAACCGGATCATGCACCCCAAGCCCGGCCAGACCGTGGCGGTGAGCGCGGCCTCCGGCGCGGTCGGCAGCGTGGTCGGGCAGCTCGCCAAGCTCAAGGGCTGCCGCGCCGTGGGCTTTGCCGGCGGCAAGGACAAATGCGATTACGTCGTCAACGAATTGGGCTTCGATGCCTGCATCGACTACAAGGCCGCTCAGGATCCGAAGGCGCTCTACGCGATGCTCAAGGAGGCCACGCCCGACGGCATCGATGCCTATTTCGAGAACGTCGGCGGCGACATCCTGGACGCCGTGCTGCGCCGCATGAACCCGTTCGGCCGCATCGCCATGTGCGGCATGATCGCCGGCTATGACGGCCAGCCGCTGCCGCTGCAGAACCCGCAGCTGATCCTGGTTTCGCGCCTGACCGTCGAGGGCTTCATCGTGTCCGAGCACATGGATGTGTGGCCCGAGGCACTGCGCGAGCTGGGCGGCAGCGTGGCCCAAGGCAAGCTGAAGTTCCGCGAGAGCGTGGCGCAGGGGCTGGCGAGCGCGCCGGAGGCCTTCATCGGCCTGCTTAAGGGCAAGAATTTCGGCAAGCAGCTGGTCAAGCTGGTCTAA
- a CDS encoding serine hydrolase domain-containing protein yields the protein MPLEGCASSGAPVPATAQVPPVPPAPVVPEQRPLTAAESDPVRMGWMQGFPPAPDRIIRFDLAGNLFPRTRYSFSHMREFVPTRTVWRGDGPVSRLPRAARDLGGVPFTDADGQRRTFADMLALTYTDGILVMHRGQVVYERYFGALDAHTPHIAMSVTKSFVGTLAAMLAADGRLDPAAPVTQYVPELKDSAYSDATVRQVMDMTVGVRYSENYADPDADVWRYARAGGMLPRPAGDTGPANLYDYLKTLRKEGEHGAAFAYKTVNAEVLAWIVRRASGQSLSALLSARIWQPMGAQGDAYFTLDSIGTESGGGGLNTTLADLARFAEMLRNDGRFNGRQILPRAVIDDIRRGGDPAKFAQAGQATLPGYSYRDMWWVSGDDHHTFEARGIHGQRIYIDPVAQMTIVRYASHPIAANAVNDPVTHRAYRALADFLMQHK from the coding sequence ATGCCACTGGAAGGATGCGCCTCGTCCGGCGCGCCGGTGCCGGCCACCGCGCAGGTGCCGCCGGTGCCGCCCGCTCCGGTCGTGCCGGAGCAGCGGCCGCTGACCGCCGCCGAGTCCGACCCGGTCCGGATGGGCTGGATGCAGGGGTTCCCGCCGGCGCCCGACCGCATCATCCGCTTCGATCTGGCCGGCAACCTGTTTCCGCGCACGCGCTACAGCTTCAGCCACATGCGGGAGTTCGTGCCGACGCGCACCGTGTGGCGCGGCGACGGCCCGGTCAGCCGGCTGCCGCGCGCGGCGCGCGACCTCGGCGGCGTGCCTTTCACCGACGCCGACGGCCAGCGCCGCACCTTCGCCGACATGCTGGCGCTGACGTATACCGACGGCATCCTCGTCATGCACCGGGGCCAGGTGGTCTACGAGCGCTATTTCGGCGCGCTGGACGCGCACACGCCGCACATCGCCATGTCGGTGACGAAATCGTTCGTCGGCACGCTGGCGGCGATGCTGGCGGCCGACGGCAGGCTGGACCCGGCCGCGCCCGTCACGCAGTACGTGCCCGAACTCAAGGACAGCGCCTACAGCGACGCCACCGTGCGCCAGGTGATGGACATGACCGTCGGCGTGCGCTATTCCGAGAACTACGCCGATCCCGATGCCGACGTGTGGCGCTACGCCCGCGCCGGCGGCATGCTGCCGCGCCCGGCCGGCGATACCGGTCCGGCCAACCTCTACGACTACCTGAAGACGCTGCGCAAGGAAGGCGAGCATGGCGCCGCCTTCGCCTACAAAACCGTCAACGCCGAGGTGCTGGCCTGGATCGTCCGGCGCGCCTCGGGCCAGTCGCTGTCGGCGCTGCTGTCGGCGCGCATCTGGCAGCCGATGGGCGCGCAGGGCGATGCGTACTTCACGCTGGACAGCATCGGCACCGAGTCGGGCGGCGGCGGGCTCAACACCACGCTGGCCGATCTCGCCCGCTTTGCGGAAATGCTGCGCAACGACGGCCGCTTCAACGGCCGCCAGATCCTGCCCAGGGCCGTCATCGACGATATCCGTCGTGGCGGCGATCCGGCCAAGTTTGCCCAGGCCGGCCAAGCAACCCTGCCGGGCTATTCGTACCGCGACATGTGGTGGGTCTCCGGCGACGACCACCACACGTTCGAGGCGCGCGGCATTCACGGCCAGCGCATCTATATTGATCCCGTGGCGCAGATGACCATCGTGCGCTATGCCTCGCACCCGATTGCCGCCAACGCCGTCAACGACCCGGTCACGCACCGGGCCTACCGCGCGCTGGCCGACTTCCTGATGCAGCACAAGTGA
- a CDS encoding PaaI family thioesterase — protein sequence MNTDNQGFPINIPFLQWLGVRCLKVADGEGIVELPLEDRHMNSWEMAHGGVTMTLLDVSMAMAGRSADTHGRGVVTIEMKTAFMQPGRGTLRAHARCVHQSTTMAFCEGEVRDADGKLVARGSGTFKFVKRMPPPRTPEPGADG from the coding sequence ATGAACACAGACAACCAAGGTTTCCCGATCAACATCCCCTTCCTGCAATGGCTGGGCGTGCGCTGCCTGAAGGTGGCGGATGGCGAGGGCATCGTCGAGCTGCCGCTCGAAGACCGCCACATGAACAGCTGGGAGATGGCGCACGGCGGCGTCACCATGACGCTGCTCGACGTGTCGATGGCGATGGCCGGCCGCTCGGCCGACACGCACGGGCGCGGCGTGGTGACGATCGAGATGAAGACGGCGTTCATGCAGCCCGGCCGCGGTACGCTGCGGGCCCATGCGCGCTGCGTGCACCAGTCGACCACCATGGCCTTCTGCGAGGGCGAGGTGCGCGACGCCGACGGCAAGCTGGTGGCGCGCGGCTCGGGCACGTTCAAGTTCGTCAAGCGCATGCCGCCGCCGCGCACCCCGGAGCCGGGCGCGGACGGCTGA
- a CDS encoding SDR family oxidoreductase: MGTLKHLFDLSGKTALITGGSRGLGLQIAEALGEQGARIVLSARKADELKDAQAHLQSLGIAADWIAADGAVEADIQRLADEALAKLGHVDILVNNAGATWGAPAEDHPVEAWDKVMNLNIRGLFLLTQQIGKRSMIPRQYGKIVNVASIAGLKGNPPGTLDTIAYNTSKGAVVNFTRALAGEWGKYGITVNAIAPGFFPSKMTRGSLETLGVDKLTEKSPLHRLGDEEDLKGVAALFASDASKHITGQILAVDGGVSVV; this comes from the coding sequence ATGGGCACGCTCAAGCATCTTTTCGACCTCTCCGGCAAGACCGCGCTGATCACCGGCGGCTCGCGCGGGCTGGGCCTGCAGATTGCCGAGGCGCTGGGCGAGCAGGGCGCGCGCATCGTGCTGTCGGCGCGCAAGGCCGATGAGCTGAAAGACGCGCAGGCGCACCTGCAGTCGCTGGGCATCGCGGCCGACTGGATCGCGGCGGACGGCGCGGTGGAGGCCGATATCCAGCGCCTGGCCGACGAGGCGCTCGCCAAGCTTGGTCATGTGGACATCCTCGTCAACAACGCCGGGGCGACCTGGGGCGCGCCGGCCGAGGACCACCCGGTCGAAGCCTGGGACAAGGTGATGAACCTGAACATCCGCGGCCTGTTCCTGCTCACGCAGCAGATCGGCAAGCGCTCGATGATTCCGCGCCAGTACGGCAAGATCGTCAACGTGGCGTCGATCGCCGGCCTGAAGGGCAACCCGCCGGGCACGCTCGATACCATCGCCTACAACACCAGCAAGGGCGCCGTGGTCAATTTCACGCGTGCGCTGGCGGGCGAGTGGGGCAAGTACGGTATCACCGTCAATGCCATCGCCCCGGGGTTCTTCCCGTCCAAGATGACGCGCGGCTCGCTGGAGACGCTCGGCGTCGACAAGCTGACCGAGAAATCCCCGCTGCACCGCCTCGGCGACGAGGAGGACCTCAAGGGCGTGGCCGCGCTGTTCGCTTCCGACGCCTCCAAGCACATCACCGGGCAGATCCTGGCGGTCGACGGCGGCGTGAGCGTGGTGTAA
- a CDS encoding acyl-CoA dehydrogenase gives MSSLLLSRRDLSFVLYEWLDVEALTRFPRYADHSRETFDAALDTCERIATDLFAPHNKKNDQQEPHFDGTTVHIIPEVKTALDAFNKAGLMAAGQDFARGGMQLPTVVEKAGFGFFKAANAGTSSYPFLTIGNANLLLAHGTPAQIEAFVQPELEGRFYGTMCLSEPQAGSSLSDIATRAEYEGESPLGPQYRLTGNKMWISAGEHALSDNIVHLVLAKIPGPDGKPIPGVKGISLFIVPKFLVGADGALGERNDVALAGLNHKMGYRGTTNCLLNFGEGTQFRPKGPDGQPRAGAIGYLVGEPHRGLACMFHMMNEARIGVGMGATMLGYTGYLHALDYARNRPQGRPIGPAGKDAASPQVRIVDHADVRRMLLAQKAYVEGALGLNLYCAKLVDEARGETDADARATLGLLLDILTPIAKSWPSQWCLEANSLAIQVHGGYGYTREYNVEQFYRDNRLNPIHEGTHGIHGLDLLGRKVVMQDGAAFAALGRRVQATVGRALDSGDAALAGWGRALGMAAQSLAKVTQQLWAAGDPRVTLANASVYLEAFGHVVIAWIWLEQALAAARALPGAQGDDAGFYRGKLQAARYFFQWELPKTGPQLALLASLDTTTLDMQDAWF, from the coding sequence ATGTCCTCTCTGCTGCTGTCGCGCCGCGACCTGAGCTTTGTGCTCTACGAATGGCTCGACGTGGAGGCGCTCACGCGCTTTCCGCGTTATGCCGACCACTCCCGCGAAACCTTCGATGCGGCGCTCGATACCTGCGAGCGCATCGCCACCGACCTGTTCGCGCCGCACAACAAGAAGAACGACCAGCAGGAGCCGCATTTCGACGGCACCACGGTCCACATCATTCCCGAGGTGAAGACGGCGCTGGACGCCTTCAACAAGGCGGGTCTGATGGCCGCGGGGCAGGACTTCGCACGCGGCGGCATGCAGTTGCCCACCGTGGTCGAGAAGGCCGGCTTCGGTTTCTTCAAGGCGGCCAATGCCGGCACCAGTTCCTATCCGTTCCTGACCATCGGCAATGCCAACCTGCTGCTGGCGCACGGCACGCCCGCGCAGATCGAGGCGTTCGTGCAGCCCGAGCTGGAGGGGCGTTTCTACGGCACGATGTGCCTGTCGGAGCCGCAGGCGGGGTCGTCGCTGTCGGACATTGCCACGCGTGCCGAATACGAGGGCGAATCGCCGCTGGGGCCGCAGTACCGGCTGACCGGCAACAAGATGTGGATCTCGGCCGGCGAGCACGCGCTGTCGGACAACATCGTGCATCTGGTGCTGGCCAAGATTCCCGGCCCGGACGGCAAGCCGATCCCGGGCGTGAAGGGCATCTCGCTGTTCATCGTGCCCAAGTTTCTCGTCGGCGCGGACGGGGCGCTGGGCGAGCGCAACGACGTGGCGCTCGCCGGGCTGAACCACAAGATGGGCTACCGCGGTACCACCAACTGTCTGCTCAACTTCGGCGAAGGCACGCAGTTCCGCCCCAAGGGGCCGGACGGCCAGCCGCGCGCCGGCGCCATCGGCTACCTGGTCGGCGAGCCGCACCGGGGGCTGGCGTGCATGTTCCACATGATGAACGAGGCGCGCATCGGCGTCGGCATGGGGGCGACCATGCTGGGCTACACCGGCTATCTGCACGCGCTGGACTACGCGCGCAATCGCCCGCAGGGCCGGCCGATCGGCCCGGCCGGCAAGGATGCCGCGTCGCCGCAGGTCCGCATCGTCGACCACGCGGATGTGCGCCGCATGCTGCTGGCGCAGAAGGCCTACGTGGAAGGCGCGCTCGGCCTGAACCTGTATTGCGCCAAGCTGGTCGACGAGGCGCGCGGTGAGACTGACGCCGACGCGCGCGCCACGCTCGGCCTGCTGCTCGACATCCTCACGCCGATCGCCAAGAGCTGGCCGTCGCAGTGGTGCCTGGAGGCCAACAGCCTGGCGATCCAGGTGCACGGCGGCTACGGCTACACGCGCGAGTACAACGTCGAGCAGTTCTATCGCGACAACCGCCTGAACCCGATCCACGAAGGCACGCACGGCATCCATGGGCTGGACCTGCTCGGCCGCAAGGTGGTGATGCAGGACGGCGCCGCCTTCGCCGCGCTGGGCCGGCGCGTGCAAGCCACCGTGGGTCGGGCGCTGGACAGCGGCGATGCGGCGCTGGCCGGCTGGGGCCGCGCGCTCGGCATGGCCGCCCAGAGCCTGGCCAAGGTGACGCAGCAGCTGTGGGCGGCGGGCGATCCGCGTGTGACGCTGGCCAATGCCTCGGTCTACCTGGAGGCATTCGGCCACGTCGTCATCGCGTGGATCTGGCTGGAGCAGGCGCTCGCCGCCGCGCGAGCCCTGCCTGGCGCCCAGGGCGACGATGCCGGCTTCTATCGCGGCAAGTTGCAGGCCGCGCGCTATTTCTTCCAGTGGGAGCTGCCGAAGACCGGTCCGCAACTGGCGCTGCTGGCCTCGCTCGACACCACCACGCTGGACATGCAGGACGCCTGGTTCTGA